The sequence below is a genomic window from Humulus lupulus chromosome 3, drHumLupu1.1, whole genome shotgun sequence.
ACGATGTCAACCACCCAGCATGCATCGATGCCTGTGATGATGGATTGGTCCCGAAACCATCTTCCTTAGTAGCCACTACTTAATCTTCAACGACTTCCCACAAGCTACACCAACAAAAAAATCCAGCCTCACATCCCCTCCATCACCACAACAAAAacctaggggtgaacatttgaccggCAAAACCCACAAACCCGCCCAACCCGCAACCCgttttttgggaaaacccgtCGGATTCGGGTTAAATCTGACCCGAACCCGATAAAAGTCGGGCCGCGTTCGGGTTTGAAATTTGTTAAAACTCGTGTTCGGGTTCAAACCCGAAATctgaaaaatggtaattttgaaattttttgtaaaaaatggtatttttgcaaaatttggctttttcggcccaaaacccaatTGGCCCAGCCCAACCCCAAAtccaaaaaaaattgtatttttgaaaaaaaaatggtattcttgataaaaagtgtaaaaaaatggtatttttgcaaaatttggcttTTCAACCCAAAACACAAATGTCCCAGCCCAACCCGAATCAAACCTGAACTCGAACCCGAATAAAATCTGAAACCCGAAACCTGAAAAAACTCGAAAATTTCGGAttggtttcggtaccatttttttCAACCCAAAACCCgtaaaacccgaacccgatgaacCGGAAACCCGAAAATCTGACCCGTGTGCACCCTTACAAAAACCAACCAATATATATTCTCTGGACTTGTCCTAGGAAAAATTGAACGATCTTAAACTAGTAAACCAATGTGTAAAACTCATAATTTGGTTCGGATTTAATTTGGTTTGCTGCCGATGATTCATTGAGTTGCTAGCTCCTCTTAAAAGCATCTCAGACATCATGACCCTAACTAAGATCTTGAATAGACTCTAATGAAATATCGAGGGAAGACTCATGCTCTTTGAACTGAACACCCTAAACTAAGCCATAGAGATGGTCTTAAAGATTGAGAAAACCCAAGTTGACAGAGTCCAAGATGTAGGAAAAGACAGATTTGATACTTGGCTTGTGGGGCATAGATGCAAAAGAAAAGAGCTTAATGTTCTTGTAACGAATGATGAGGAAAGTGCCCAAGAAAAATGACCAAGAAGAGGAACCCAACCAACATAGTGAACTTGAATTGGATGTGACAGTAGTTAAAGAGGACGATGAAGATGTATGCATATAtcattcttctttcttcaaagatgagaaacaaaatttGATACGCATCCTCTTTTTTCCATTACAATTGCCATTCTGCATGCACGTCTCTTTAACTAAGAAAGAAAGTTGTGTGCACTAAATTCTATAGTGGGAATATTATTATTACATGGgaatatacttatttggtaccttatgtttttgcaaagtatcattttggtaccctctgttttcaataatgctcatatggtaccctgtattttaaaatcgtacatatttggtaccctaaactcagatttgatagataaaattttgtcaatttaatcaaattgctgtcaattatgtaagttacaaatttaaatttaattacataattacatataactgatgacagtttgatcatattgacaaaattttatctatcaaatctgagtttagggtaccaaatatgtacgattttaaaatacagggtaccatatgggcattattgaaaacagagggtaccaaaatgatattttgcaaaaacatagggtaccaaataagtatattTCCTTATTATATTAATGTTAAATGTAAATAAAATCATATatctctatatttatatataatatatactttAATTTATTAAAAGATGTGTATGTGATGTAAGTCTAATGATATCCACACGTGACACACAATTATATATTATGTATTGGaactaatatttaataaatatatgttttttgtttctgcccaaaaaaaaattattgtttttttttttgttgttttttagctTATGTTAGGTTGATGTAATGTATTGATTGTATTGTTGTGAGGTTGATGTTTAGCTGATTTTAAGTTGTTTTTTAACACTATATTGTTTAGGTtttagatttatgtatagttgtctaacatcattttgtttttgtgttgttttttagttgtttaggttttctgtatagttgttttcatgttgtttttgTGTTGATTAAGTTTAAATATAGTTGTTGTATTGATgtctaatttatgtttaattgttatTCGATatattttggaattttttttataaaaaaaatgtgttagtATGTAATGGGTTGACTTCTAGTTATTCTATTGTTGTCTTCTAGTTATTTTTTAATGCAGTGAGTTGATTGCTAGTTGTTGTCCAATTGTTATTTTCTAGTTGCTTTTTTCGATATTATATTGCAATGCGTTGCTTTTTAAAAATGTAATGGGTTGCACTGTGTTTGTTGTGGGgttgttgtttttgtgttgtttagattttatgtatagtttttttatgttgatttttagttgtttaagtttatttatagttgtTCTATTGTTGTGTTGATGCAtatttgttgtttagttgtttgcaaatatattttgaatttaaaaaaaaaaaaaaaaacatgttagtatgcagtgggttaatgtttagttgttatcttattgttgttttttagttgttttattgacactgtatttttgtaaatataaaactttaaaaaacgtatttttgaAAACGtaagttaatattttttttaaaaaaaatcagggaccgtaaaaaagtaaaaaaatacaaaaaaaatatatttttgaaaaaacctCTTTTACATTATGTCATATATtagtttctctatttttttttctttccattatttaaatattatatctttaaatatttttattaattaaaataatagataagaataaataataaattaggatagaaaaatgaataaataattttttttttaaaatgtttgaaTGAGCTCTAAAAAATCTACAAATGTAGAGAagtaaattattaaattattttttaaaaattattcaattttctttttttctccctccaaatttattagtttttatttatttatatttattattttaaataaaaatatttaaaaaatatgatatttaaatgatgtaaagaaaaaaatagaaaaattgatATATGACGtaatgtaaaaaatatatatatactatcttaattttgtaattaaaaaaaataatatgtgacTAATATGGGATTATTAAGGTACTCAATAgcccctaattttttttatatgttaattatagAGTATTTGATCTTCtcgaaaaaaaattataagaaaattgGCAGCTAAAGTCCTTGATATTTCAAAATTGAAGCACTTAAGtccctaatttttattttttagtggcaaaagtctCTAACGTTACATAATTATTGCACAACTTTTCCATTATAAAAGAGAGATAACAGTTTgggaaaataatataataattatgtaatgttagaGACTTTtacccaaaaataaataaatgacttaaaaaaaaaagtagacatatttttaaatatttaagatGGGAGTACATTTTCTAAAATATATGATTCATTTTATCAAAAATAAAGGAGACCCCACCTAACTAGCAATTCTCAGCAGCTACCAGGTAATGAAATAGGTATACTCTAACGAATTGATATCTTAAATAATCATTGATTTGACTAAGAGTAACTCCAACCCATAATCTTATATACGGTGTTACACCAACACCAAAACTAAATAATTTTAGcatcatattttttttcattccaaccacaacaccaaaaaatatattctttattattatattattttttaataaaataaaatattctttttattattatattattttatcatttatttatttaattaatcaattaattaaaaatatcattattaattacatgaaacttatttcataaatattaaaacttgaaaattatgttaattttattttcttatagtgtagagtaagaattttcacacaaattaaaataaattatataaaaaattaattatgaaatatttaaaattttatttaaaaaattaaattatatgtatatttataatttaaaaaacacAACATAAAATATAGATACAAACAATACtcatctttatatatatataagatatattttaaaaaatatatattaaaaaaaatgttttaccGTGTGAACAGTGCACAACAGTGACACGACATATATGCCGTGCACTATTCACACACGGCTAAATGCAGTAAAGTATACAGTTTGATTGGAGGGATATCTCCACACCAACCCCTAATAACGTTGCGTTAGTGATGTTCTAATGTTTTTGTGAGACTATATCACTATCACAGTCATGTCACTCTATAGAAGTATCtagttattattattaaaagggTCAGAAGGTGTGGGAGAGATCATTCTAATAAACTTGTTTGAGCCAATTGAGTTCATCTCCATGGCAGCTTACTCAGATAATAGTTATAAGGAAGCCATGGAAGAGAGCTTATTACAACAGAGCAGTGAAGAAGAAAGAGATGTTATTAGGAGGAATAATGAGATTGTTCTAACATGGAAGGTGTTTTTTCAAGAAGTGAAGAGATTGGGTTACTTAGCAGGACCACTTGCGGCAGTGGTTTCATCTCAGTATCTATTACAGGTTATTTCCATTATGATGGTTGGTCACCTTGGAGAACTTGCTCTTTCCAGCTCTGCCGTAGCCAACTCTCTCTCTGTGGTCACTGGTTTGAGTGTTCTTGTAAGTTATATTGTTTTCTATTCAAAAACCCTAATCTTGCTATGAATGTTTGTgataaataatgatagaaactAGAAATTTATGCAGAACCATGAAAAGGGCATCTTTTGTTTTTTGTCTTTGATTAGATGATCAATTGTTCATGACCACATATTTTGCTTACAATAAATATCTTTACTCTATATTCCAATTTATTGGTTTAAGTCTTCTTTTGATTTAGAAAGGTTAGAATTAAATAATTTGAATTTCCTCTTTTAGATTTACCTTAGTTTTAGAGATGGAGTGACCAACTTTGGTTTGTTATCATGATTGAATAACTATATTTGCATGACTTgagataatattatattatagaAAAACACACATAGTGGCTTGGCTGATACTTTAATTTAtgccatatttatatatatttagtgccataataataaattagaatttattaaaatttaaattgtaATACAATATAGGAAATTTTTAAGGTAGggacttcaaaaagagtcctaccGGTGGGGCACTTTTGTGTTCTCAagccgtgaacagttttcggtacgatctttttatgaccgtgtatattgtagttatttagagcatcttgcaaattttcagaaaattctgaataatttacagtgtcgaaaactagtttaaaaacaggTTGTTCAtccgtgactaattttttttatgtgcgtggaaaataatatgtttgaacctagttttttgtactataaattattcgaaattttctgaaaatttgcagaatgttttaaataactacaatatacactatagtaaaaaaaaatcatgccGAAAATTATTTACAGGTCGGAAATACTATTTTTGAAGACCATACCATATAATTATCCTATAATATAAGACTTTTCTCTCCAACTACTGAGCAAGCTTTGAATTCTCCACCATATATTATATGTGTTAATTcatagaaaaaaagaagaagaaaaagaactaTTAAAGTCTACCAAATGGTCTGATATGATACGTGCATCTCCCTTGACCAATGACTTTCATTTTGTATGTGGAAAAGCTTCTATTTCTTAAACTATGATTGAATTGATAGAGTGGAaaagtaaaaggaaagaaaagtaaGTGAGGAGCCTTGTCTTTGACTGATAactaattttgtttaaaaaagaGTAATAATAATAGTTATTACTTTATCAAGTTGATTAGTAAATCAAATTGTGTAATTATTTTTCCATACTCTCTTTTCTTTATTTAAAGTTTCATTTTCTAAACTTCCAAAGGCATCCCTAATTCTTTTGAGTCATAATGATTAAACAATATATGAACTGGCCATCGTGTCCTTAGGCTAGACAATAAACTTAGTTGGATGAATTCTATCCTTCCACCAATTTataatgagtaatgatatgtgcacccaaacattacacacagtgatgtggcagtttagcctagccaatcacatttattaaaactgaaacccactgttttaaaaagcagtTACACGTCACTGTGTATAATGTTTGGGTGGATATTttaggtgcacatatcattactcatttgTAATAACTCTTTATTctcttaaaaaaagaaaaaattaaaactaaaaggATTTTGTAATTTGTATGTTTTATACAGATGGGAATGGCCAGTGCACTTGAGACCATGTGTGGGCAAGCATATGGAGCCAAGCAATATAAGAAACTTGGGCTTCATACTTACACTGCAATATTTTGTTTGTTCTTGGTTTGTATTCCATTATCTTTGATTTGGATGTTCATGGGAAAAATACTAGTTTTCATTGGTCAAGACCCTCTTATTTCTCATGAAGCTGGCAGATTCATAAAATGGCTTATTCCTGCTCTCTTTGCATATGCAACTCTTCAACCACTTGTTAGATACTTTCAAACCCAAAGCATGATAGCTCCAATGGTCATGACCTCTTGTGGCATACTTTGTTTCCATATTCCTCTATGTTGGGTTTTAGTATTCAAGTCTGGAATGGGAAATGTTGGAGGAGCATTGGCCATAAGTATTTCTTACTGGTTAAATGTCATCATACTCGGATTCTATGTAAAGTTTTCTCCTTCATGTGAAAAAACTCGAGCTCCAATTTCGATGGAAATATTTCACGGGATCAAAGACTTCTTTCGCCTGGCTATCCCTTCTGCAATAATGATCTGGTAAACTACAAATAGCCTTCTTTTTATAATCATTTTTCACAATAGTCTTGTtctgataattttttgcaaaaggACCTTCTCAACACCTTATACAAAATTTCAGACACTCTGTCAGAAATTCTTGACACCCTATCTGGATTCGAGGGTGACTTTATAAAATAGTCTATTTTCACCAATTGTATGTTAAGTTGTGATCTTTGTTaacttttcattttctttttacttATTATAGCCTGGAGTGGTGGTCATTTGAGACGATTATTCTGATGTCTGGGATTCTACCAAATCCACAGCTTGAAACTTCAGTTCTTTCTGTATGGTGAGCCATTTTCCTTTTGTGTTAGTTTGAGCTCTATACTATTGCCTTACTTATATCAATAATACTAATACTACTATGTTGCAGCCTACAAACCATCTCTACATTATATTCAATTCCATATGGAGTAGGTGCTGCAGTAAggtatatctatatctatatatatatatgctctcATACATATATGTACAAACAATGCTTATATGCAATCAACTATGCTGAAACTAAAATCATATCTTATTTTTACAGTACAAGAGTTTCAAATGAATTGGGAGCTGGGAATCCACAAGGAGCTAGTATTGCAACCTTTGCTGCAATGTTTCTGGCCATAGCAGAGACAAGTATAGTAGCCACAACCCTCTTCCTGTGCCGAGGCGTTTTTGGTTACACTTTCAGCAACGAAAAGGAGGTTGTGAACTATGTCATAGAATTGGCTCCTCTGGTTTGTTTATCTGTTGTACTAGACAGCATACAAGGAGTCCTAACAGGTTAACAACAATAGACTTCTCAACTCATTTGCTAAACAAACGACAAAATAACCGGATAATTCTcctataggagcttcactttaagccctatcggtgggGTTCTTCACAGTTCTCGACTCGTAAACAGTTTTcagcgcaatttttttttatgaccgtgtatattgtagttgtttagagcatcctacaaattttcaaaaaaatccgaatagtttacagtaccgaaaactaggttcaaacatgttgttttccacgcgcataaaaaaaaatagtcatgCGTGCaaaacctagttttcagtactgtaaactattcggaattttctacaAATCGCgtcgatgctctaaatagctacaatatacacggtcataaaaaaatcacgccaaaaactgttcaaaggtcgagaacactgagagctccaccggtagggcttaaagtgaagaccctataggagaattgtccCAAAATAAGCTCGTAATAAGATGCCAAATTTGTATTTCGTTAAAACATAGAGTAACAAACGAGTATAATCCCTATTCAATGatttataagtatatatatatatttacaacaATAATGTAATGTTTCAGGTATTGCTAGAGGATGTGGGTGGCAGCACATAGGAGCATTCATAAACCTTGGGTCATTTTATCTGTGTGGAATTCCAATAGCTGCCATGTTGGGTTTTTGGGTACAATTGAGAGGAAAGGGGCTCTGGGTTGGTATACAAGTAGGTGCCTTTGTGCAAGTCACTTTGCTTTCTCTTGTCACTGGTTGTACAAACTGGGAAAAACAGGTCTAccctttcttcttctctattATTACATTATTTTCATTTCTATATTACCCTTATATATTGATTAATTGCCATATATGTTATCTTAAGctaaacacatcaaatgctttTTAATAAGATTCtaaacttctttttttttaattgttattgtTTTGATGTTTCAGGCAAGTATGGCAAGGAAGAGATTATTTGGGGATAGATCAAAAAATGACTTGGAGCAGTAGAAGAGCTGAAAATACAATTATAAAAGTATTTTTCTATATATACATTAAAATTTATTGCCAACTTTGAGCACAAAATAAAAATTTGGGATTTTGATTTATATGGAAGAAAAAAAAGCTATAGATCAGTTGCTTTAGTAATAGTGTCTTTTTAaaaagtatgttttttttttgaataaaaatgCAATCTTCGATAATTAACTATCTTCCAACAAAACAGCCATAAGATCAGTAGGAATATCGTTCCCACAAATAATACGGTTAGCATATAAACAAGAGGTTTTCGCTAAATAGTGAGCAACCTTGTTCGCAGACCACTTAACAAAATACAATGAAACATTTGTTAAACTAGACAAAAGGCATTGAGATTCTTTAACTAATAAACCAAAACAAGAAGGCATTGAAACACTACTCCTAATAGCTTGTACAGCCACTAGGCAATCTGATTCCAGCACCACGTGACACCACCCCTTCCTTTTAATCTAGCTCAAGGCCTCCTTCACCCCAATAGCCTCGGCCACTACAGGAGTCACTACCCCTTGTCTATAACAGACAACAGCTTCTAAAAGTTTCCCTTCATGGTTTCTTGCTACACAACTAAAACCATAGTGATTATCATTAAGAAATAGAGAAGCATCAACATTCACTTTGACAAAACCAAATTAAGGCTTGGTCCAACAGTCACCACCATCTCCTGCCAATACTGAAATGGAAGGCATAAACACTTGTTTTTCCTGAGCTTGAAGCCACTGAGTCATATTAGATTTAGCTAGAATCACCACTTGCTCCACAGAAAGGTGCTTCTGACTCCAAACTAGATCATTACGAGCCTTCCAGATAGCCCAGCACATCGTACCTATTAGACCTCTGCTGCTATCTGAAACCTGGCCAAAAACTGCCTAAAGGCAACTAGCAAACACCAAGAAAGAAGCCCCTGGAATTCAGATCCGCACCTTCTCCCAGCACCTTTGAGCAAACGGACAGCTAACCAGGATATGAGTAATTGTTTCAGGTGCTCCTTGACACAGCGAGCAAGTCGAGTCCACCTCCACATGCTTAAGCCTTCATTGGACACGGGTGGGAAGACATCCTGAAGTTGCTCTCCATAGCAGGTTTCTCACTTTAGGTGGCACTTTCAACTTCCAAAGCGCTCTCTAGAAGGCTGCATTACCATCCTCTTGCCATCTACCATTGATCAACTGAGACAGCTTGTAGGCACTCTTAACTGAATACAAGCCTAAAAATTCCTTTGACTAATGCCAAAAGTCTGCGCCTGGTTCACTAGCTAGAGGAATACCCATAATTAGATATCTATCCCTGCTATCAAACATATCATTTAGGAGCTCAACATCCCACATACGTTGGCCTGGACAGAACAAGCTTGC
It includes:
- the LOC133821847 gene encoding protein DETOXIFICATION 12-like, which encodes MAAYSDNSYKEAMEESLLQQSSEEERDVIRRNNEIVLTWKVFFQEVKRLGYLAGPLAAVVSSQYLLQVISIMMVGHLGELALSSSAVANSLSVVTGLSVLMGMASALETMCGQAYGAKQYKKLGLHTYTAIFCLFLVCIPLSLIWMFMGKILVFIGQDPLISHEAGRFIKWLIPALFAYATLQPLVRYFQTQSMIAPMVMTSCGILCFHIPLCWVLVFKSGMGNVGGALAISISYWLNVIILGFYVKFSPSCEKTRAPISMEIFHGIKDFFRLAIPSAIMICLEWWSFETIILMSGILPNPQLETSVLSVCLQTISTLYSIPYGVGAAVSTRVSNELGAGNPQGASIATFAAMFLAIAETSIVATTLFLCRGVFGYTFSNEKEVVNYVIELAPLVCLSVVLDSIQGVLTGIARGCGWQHIGAFINLGSFYLCGIPIAAMLGFWVQLRGKGLWVGIQVGAFVQVTLLSLVTGCTNWEKQASMARKRLFGDRSKNDLEQ